TTTGGAAAGAGTTATATTTTTTCTAACTTTATTAGTTTTTTGGTTTTTTAGCTTCATTTTTATCACCTTTTAAATTTGTTTATACGCATAAATTTATACATAAAATTTATTATGTCAATATAGTTTAACTCTAATCTTTCTATATTTCATTTACAAATAGCTTTTTAATTTTGGAAATTGTGTTTATATGTTTAATGAATGCGAGTGGTGGGAGTTGAACCCACACGGCTTTTCAGCCACGGGATCCTAAGTCCCGCGCGTCTGCCAATTCCGCCACACTCGCAGATTTATTTAGCTGTTAATAATATTCTTATAACTGTTTCTGTTAAACCATACTCTATTCTAATAACTACTAATTTATCTTCTTTTGAGTAAGCTAAGATAGCTTCTTTTGAAATCAAAGAAGATTCTTTCTGCCAACCAAGTTTTGCCATATTTTTATCAAAAAAATCTACCAAATCAATGATATTCCCCTGTCCTTTATATATGAGATATGCCCTATAATATTTAGAAGAATCATATATCATTGAATTGGCTTCATCTAATACAAAATTTGCAGGTATCACAAATTGGTAATCTTTTCTATTTTCCGTTTTTGCCATTAATACAACCGGCTCTTTAGATGCAAATGATACTTGAGAACAGGAGCTAACCAATGTTGCAAATGTTAAAATCCCTGCTAATATTATCTTTTTCATTTTCATATCCTCAAAAATAATAAAGGGAGGATGACGGGACTTGAACCCGCGACCACATGGGCCACAACCATGTGCTCTGCCAACTGAGCTACATCCTCCGTGTAAACAGGTATATATTATATATATTTTTTTCCTTTATTTCAATAGCTTTAAAATCCTTTTTTTGCAAATATTAAATAGCCGGTATGGGCAACCATTCTATCTTCCGGTCTAAATCTGTCAAAAATCGGTTTATAGTCCCTAACAAATAATTCCTGCACTTCTATATTTATAAATCCATGATTTTTTAATCCTTTTAATAATTCTATAACTTGATTTGTGGTCGGGAGTAAAAAACCAATTGGGGCACCTTTTTTTAATGCTTCTTTTATATTATCTAAATAAAGCCAAGGTTCTCTTACATCTATAAAAGCAGCATCAAAATTTTTTTCCGGAAGTGGATTTGCCAAATCAAAAATAAAAGCATTTACAGTGTTTTCAAATCCAGCAAGTTGTATATTTTTTAATGCATTATTTAAAAATTTTTCTTCTTTTTCGTAAGCATAAATTCTGCCATCTGGATATAATGCATTTGCCATAACTATTGTCAAAGCTCCGCTTCCTATACCGGATTCTAAAACTTTCATACCATTTCTTAATCCGAGCTTTAAAGTTATATATCCGGAATCTTTTGGATATATTATCTGTGTTTGTCTTTTTATGGCATACATAATAATATCGTATAAAGATGGCTTTATTAATATAAAATTATGTCCGGAATGGGTTT
The DNA window shown above is from Venenivibrio stagnispumantis and carries:
- a CDS encoding tRNA (adenine-N1)-methyltransferase, with amino-acid sequence MDKIKENDTVELTNGKDRFFIKIEKGKVYSTHLGNINHDDIIGKEWGDTIQTHSGHNFILIKPSLYDIIMYAIKRQTQIIYPKDSGYITLKLGLRNGMKVLESGIGSGALTIVMANALYPDGRIYAYEKEEKFLNNALKNIQLAGFENTVNAFIFDLANPLPEKNFDAAFIDVREPWLYLDNIKEALKKGAPIGFLLPTTNQVIELLKGLKNHGFINIEVQELFVRDYKPIFDRFRPEDRMVAHTGYLIFAKKGF